The proteins below are encoded in one region of Paraburkholderia aromaticivorans:
- the bcsQ gene encoding cellulose biosynthesis protein BcsQ, giving the protein MKVIAVVSAKGGVGKTTLAANLASVLAAGGRRVIALDLDPQNALRLHFGVPLDSIDGLSRATLTGDPWQTVMFDGVDGVTVLPYGALLEDDRRRFEAHIDQEPRWLAQSLQNLRLDASDIVIIDTPPGSSAYVRTALCAATFTLNVVLADAASYAAIPLMERLIAAYAAPRAEFGGEGYVINQIDQSRQLTKDVLKVLRQMLGTKLFPGVIHLDEGVSEALACDTTLIHYDPLSQAAADFKSCGAWLLAALDAIAVSPRNVA; this is encoded by the coding sequence ATGAAAGTCATCGCGGTGGTGTCCGCCAAAGGCGGGGTCGGCAAGACCACCCTCGCCGCCAATCTCGCTTCCGTGCTGGCCGCCGGCGGCCGGCGTGTGATCGCGCTCGACCTCGACCCGCAGAACGCGCTGCGCCTGCACTTCGGTGTGCCGCTCGACAGCATCGACGGCTTGTCACGCGCCACGCTGACGGGCGATCCGTGGCAAACCGTGATGTTCGACGGCGTCGACGGCGTGACCGTGCTGCCCTACGGCGCGTTGCTCGAAGACGACCGCCGCCGCTTCGAAGCGCACATCGACCAGGAGCCGCGCTGGCTCGCGCAGTCGTTGCAGAACCTGCGGCTCGACGCGTCCGACATCGTGATCATCGACACGCCGCCGGGTTCATCCGCCTATGTCCGCACTGCATTGTGCGCGGCCACTTTCACGCTGAATGTGGTGCTCGCCGACGCCGCGTCGTACGCCGCGATTCCGCTGATGGAGCGGCTGATCGCAGCGTACGCAGCGCCGCGCGCCGAATTCGGCGGCGAAGGCTATGTGATCAACCAGATCGACCAGTCGCGCCAGTTGACCAAAGACGTGCTCAAGGTGCTGCGCCAGATGCTCGGCACGAAGCTGTTCCCCGGCGTGATCCATCTGGACGAAGGTGTGAGCGAGGCGCTCGCGTGCGACACCACGCTGATTCACTACGATCCACTCAGCCAGGCGGCCGCCGATTTCAAGTCGTGTGGCGCGTGGCTGCTGGCGGCGCTCGACGCGATCGCCGTCTCGCCGAGGAACGTCGCATGA
- the bcsA gene encoding UDP-forming cellulose synthase catalytic subunit, producing the protein MSTSPSPGLEPAEPSRLERFVDARFWNSRIVTGLVTLFALVMLYFVFTVPLAFYEQLTFATCCFVTALMFRRLQGRYATMVMIMLSVLTSGRYMYWRLTATTYWEHPLDAGWGLLLVSAEVYSTIVLLLGYFQTAWPLKRTPMPLPASRDQWPTVDVFIPTYNEPLSVVKPTIYAALALDYPAEKISIHVLDDGRRPEFKAFCEDVGVNWTIRTHNRHAKAGNINEALKITSGEYLAIFDCDHIPTRSFLQIGLGWFLRDKLLSMLQTPHHFFSADPFERNLGTFRKVPNEGELFYGLVQDGNDLWNATFFCGSCALLRRTMVEEIGGIAVETVTEDAHTALKLHRLGYTTAYLAIPQAAGLATESLSGHIGQRIRWARGMTQIFRIDNPLTGKGLKIGQRLCYLNAMMHFFYGIPRLVFLTAPLSYLFFGAHVIEAAASTIAIYALPHMMHASITNSRMQRSFRHSFWAEVYESVLASYITAPTLLALINPKLGKFNVTAKGGQIEKNYFDWAISRPYLFLLLLNLIGFCVGIVHIYLNWHVRSVVQTTILNLGWTTYNMLILGASVAAASERRQIRAVHRVAMQMPVMLKFSTGRTLACETIDYSEGGVGVALPAAIQVPMHERVTVSLFRGDEEYAFPATVGFTAPGRVGLRFSAMTREQEYEFVKTTFARADAWTGWAEGRQQDTPLRGLSHVLTVGARGIAGLFEHLYADLRSSMKSRPMDVKKLKTKD; encoded by the coding sequence ATGAGTACGTCTCCATCGCCGGGCCTCGAGCCCGCCGAGCCATCGCGGCTCGAACGCTTCGTCGACGCGCGTTTCTGGAACAGCCGCATCGTCACGGGACTCGTCACGCTGTTCGCGCTGGTGATGCTGTACTTCGTGTTCACCGTGCCGCTCGCGTTCTACGAACAGTTGACGTTCGCGACCTGCTGCTTCGTGACCGCGCTGATGTTCCGCCGTCTGCAAGGCCGTTACGCGACGATGGTGATGATCATGCTCTCGGTGTTGACCTCGGGCCGCTATATGTACTGGCGCCTGACCGCGACCACTTACTGGGAGCATCCGCTCGACGCCGGCTGGGGTCTGCTGCTGGTGTCCGCCGAAGTCTATTCGACGATCGTGCTGCTGCTCGGCTATTTCCAGACCGCCTGGCCGCTCAAGCGCACGCCGATGCCGCTGCCCGCCTCGCGCGACCAATGGCCGACCGTCGACGTGTTCATTCCGACCTACAACGAGCCGCTCTCGGTGGTGAAGCCGACCATCTACGCCGCGCTCGCGCTCGACTATCCGGCCGAGAAGATCTCGATCCACGTACTCGACGACGGCCGCCGCCCCGAGTTCAAGGCGTTCTGCGAGGACGTCGGCGTCAACTGGACGATCCGCACGCACAACCGCCATGCGAAAGCCGGCAACATCAACGAAGCATTGAAAATCACCAGCGGCGAATACCTCGCGATCTTCGACTGCGATCACATTCCGACCCGCTCGTTCCTGCAGATCGGCCTCGGCTGGTTCCTGCGCGACAAGCTGCTGTCGATGCTGCAAACGCCGCACCACTTCTTCTCCGCCGACCCGTTCGAGCGCAATCTCGGCACCTTCCGTAAGGTGCCGAACGAAGGCGAACTGTTCTATGGCCTTGTGCAGGACGGCAACGATCTGTGGAACGCCACCTTCTTCTGCGGCTCGTGCGCGTTGCTGCGCCGGACCATGGTCGAGGAGATCGGCGGCATCGCGGTCGAGACCGTCACTGAAGACGCGCATACCGCTTTGAAGCTGCACCGTCTCGGCTACACCACCGCGTATCTGGCGATTCCGCAAGCCGCGGGGCTCGCCACGGAAAGTCTCTCCGGCCACATCGGCCAGCGGATTCGCTGGGCGCGCGGCATGACGCAGATTTTCCGGATCGACAATCCGCTCACCGGCAAGGGTCTGAAAATCGGCCAGCGCCTGTGCTATCTGAACGCGATGATGCACTTCTTCTACGGCATCCCGCGTCTGGTGTTTCTGACCGCGCCGCTGTCGTATCTGTTCTTCGGCGCGCACGTGATCGAAGCCGCCGCCAGCACGATCGCCATCTACGCGCTGCCGCACATGATGCACGCGAGCATCACCAACTCGCGCATGCAGCGCTCGTTCCGCCATTCGTTCTGGGCTGAAGTGTACGAATCGGTGCTGGCCTCGTACATCACCGCGCCGACCCTGCTCGCGTTGATCAACCCGAAGCTCGGCAAGTTCAACGTGACGGCCAAGGGCGGCCAGATCGAGAAGAACTATTTCGACTGGGCAATCTCACGTCCTTATCTGTTCCTGCTGTTGCTGAATCTGATCGGCTTCTGCGTGGGCATCGTGCACATCTATTTGAACTGGCATGTGCGCAGCGTGGTGCAGACCACCATCCTTAATCTCGGCTGGACCACGTACAACATGCTGATTCTCGGCGCGAGCGTGGCCGCCGCGAGCGAGCGCCGGCAGATTCGCGCGGTGCATCGTGTGGCGATGCAGATGCCCGTGATGCTGAAGTTCTCGACCGGCCGCACGCTTGCCTGCGAAACCATCGACTACTCGGAAGGCGGCGTCGGCGTGGCGCTGCCCGCCGCGATTCAGGTGCCGATGCACGAACGTGTGACCGTGTCGCTCTTTCGCGGCGACGAGGAATACGCGTTCCCCGCGACCGTCGGCTTCACCGCGCCGGGCCGCGTGGGCCTGCGCTTCTCGGCGATGACGCGCGAGCAGGAGTACGAGTTCGTCAAGACCACCTTTGCACGCGCCGACGCCTGGACCGGCTGGGCGGAAGGACGGCAGCAGGACACACCTTTGCGCGGCCTGTCGCATGTGCTGACGGTGGGCGCGCGCGGCATCGCGGGTCTGTTCGAGCATCTCTATGCCGACCTTCGCAGTTCGATGAAAAGCCGTCCAATGGACGTCAAGAAGCTAAAAACGAAAGACTGA